The following proteins come from a genomic window of Megalobrama amblycephala isolate DHTTF-2021 linkage group LG1, ASM1881202v1, whole genome shotgun sequence:
- the LOC125264472 gene encoding gastrula zinc finger protein XlCGF8.2DB-like → MTLKEASHELHKREEEKEHYGKHHDFLTWERSTQAKKTLSQNRAQKTGYTSYFTCQQCGMNFDQYRNLQIHLRVHTGEKPYTCQQCGQSFTVKGNLLVHMRIHTGEKPFTCQQCGKSFRHKGNLIVHMRIHTQEKAYTCQQCGKSFTHKGSLEVHKRTHTGEKPYTCKQCGQSFSQKGNLIVHMRIHTGESPFTCQQCGKKFSQKGHLTAHTRTHTREKPYTCDLCGNGFTRELSLREHMNIHTGEKTFICDQCGKSFRFKGNLKVHLRIHLKESSFRSRHCGKSRGVKST, encoded by the coding sequence ATGACACTGAAAGAAGCGAGTCATGAACTTCATAAAagggaagaagagaaagaacatTATGGTAAACATCATGATTTCTTGACTTGGGAAAGATCGACACAGGCTAAAAAGACTTTATCACAAAACAGAGCTCAAAAGACAGGATATACAAGttatttcacctgccaacagtgtggaatgAATTTTGATCAATATAGAAACCTTCAAATCCacttgagagttcacactggagaaaagccttacacttgtcaacaatgtggacagagttttaCTGTAAAGGGAAACCTtttagtccacatgagaattcacactggagagaaacctttcacctgccaacagtgtggaaagagtttcagacataaaggaaaccttatagttcacatgagaattcacacgcAAGAGAAggcttacacctgccaacagtgtggaaagagtttcacacataaaGGGAGCCTTGAAGTCCACAagagaactcacactggagaaaaaccttacacctgcaaacaatgtgggcagagtttcagtcaaaaaggaaaccttatagtccacatgagaattcacactggagagagcccattcacctgccaacagtgtggaaagaaaTTCAGTCAAAAAGGACACCTTACAGCCCACACGAGAACTCACACtagagagaagccttacacctgcgaTCTGTGTGGGAATGGCTTTACACGGGAACTAAGCCTTAGGGaacacatgaatattcacactggagagaagacATTCatatgtgatcagtgtggaaagagtttcagatttAAAGGTAACCTTAAGGTCCACTTGAGGATTCACTTGAAAGAGAGCTCTTTCAGAAGTCGTCACTGTGGAaagagcagaggtgtaaagagtacctga